One Fibrobacter sp. UWB16 DNA window includes the following coding sequences:
- a CDS encoding 4Fe-4S binding protein: MAVDYSTLKKGGWMRQKQKNNFSLRVRVVGGNLTATQLAKIAEVAEKYGEGYAHLTSRQSVEIPFIKLENIDDVKNALAEGGVEPGVCGARVRTITACQGEAVCPSGCIDTYAIAKELDDRYFARELPHKFKFGVTGCQNNCLKAEENDVGIKGAIKVDWLEDKCIGCGLCAKVCRKEAIKIENKKVIFDKEKCNYCGRCYKSCPTDAWSHIHGYIVSFGGLFGNNINKGETIIPFVEDKQKLLDICDAAIQFFADNGKSGERFKYTIDRVGRDVFAEKIREVYNK, encoded by the coding sequence ATGGCAGTTGATTATTCTACTCTTAAAAAGGGCGGCTGGATGCGCCAAAAGCAGAAGAACAATTTCTCGTTGCGCGTTCGCGTTGTTGGTGGGAACCTCACTGCAACACAGCTTGCCAAAATCGCCGAAGTCGCTGAAAAATATGGCGAAGGTTACGCTCACCTGACTTCGAGACAGAGCGTCGAGATTCCGTTCATCAAGCTTGAAAATATTGACGATGTGAAAAACGCACTTGCCGAGGGTGGCGTTGAACCAGGCGTTTGCGGAGCCCGCGTGCGTACCATTACGGCATGCCAGGGTGAAGCCGTTTGCCCGAGCGGTTGCATTGACACATACGCTATCGCCAAGGAACTTGATGACCGTTACTTTGCACGAGAACTTCCGCACAAGTTCAAATTCGGTGTGACGGGTTGCCAGAACAACTGTCTCAAGGCCGAAGAAAACGACGTGGGCATCAAGGGCGCCATCAAGGTGGATTGGCTCGAAGACAAGTGCATCGGTTGCGGGCTTTGCGCAAAGGTTTGCCGCAAAGAGGCCATCAAGATCGAAAACAAGAAGGTCATTTTCGACAAGGAAAAATGCAATTACTGCGGCCGTTGTTACAAGTCCTGCCCCACTGACGCCTGGAGCCACATTCACGGCTACATCGTATCGTTTGGCGGGCTTTTCGGCAACAACATCAACAAGGGCGAAACGATTATTCCGTTTGTAGAAGACAAGCAGAAGCTCTTGGACATTTGCGATGCTGCGATTCAATTCTTTGCAGACAACGGAAAGAGCGGTGAACGTTTCAAGTACACGATCGACCGCGTCGGCCGCGATGTATTCGCAGAAAAAATACGAGAAGTTTATAACAAGTAA
- a CDS encoding adenylyl-sulfate reductase subunit alpha translates to MNIEKIKTDLLIIGGGTAGCYAAITAAARNSGKSQDLKILIVEKANIKRSGCLAAGVNALNAYITEGRTPKDYVEYAKKDADGIVREDLLYSISEKFNEVTAHLEKLGLVILKDKDGKYVTRGNRNIKINGENIKPILAAAVAKLPFVQVLNHVNVIDFSVHDNRIDGAFGFGIENGTFYAIEAKAVIIATGGAAGLYRPNNPGFSRHKMWYPPFNTGAGYAMGIRHGAEMTTFEMRFIALRCKDTIAPTGTLAQGVGAKQVNSLGEVYETKYGISTSERVYGTVAENLAGRGPCYLRTVGITPAQEESLLKAYLNMAPSQTIRWLENETPSKANVEIEGTEPYIVGGHTASGYWVDTKRATTIEGLYAAGDVAGGCPQKYVTGALAEGEIAAKSAVEYINAAEDRLASLQGARNGVEAEIARHVAEIETYLSQKNSLYTTEQLEDAMQIAMDEYAGGIKTGYGYSEKQLNIAKEKIDEIESLTDKLSAADLQEVMYIYELKERLTVCKSVIAHLKARHETRWHSFAENLDYPEKDNANFRKYVNSRLENGEIKIILRDLTAEGQKHYEHQH, encoded by the coding sequence ATGAATATTGAAAAAATAAAAACAGACTTGCTAATCATCGGTGGCGGAACAGCTGGGTGTTACGCAGCCATTACAGCCGCAGCACGGAATTCGGGCAAATCGCAAGACTTGAAAATTCTCATCGTCGAAAAGGCGAACATCAAGCGCAGCGGTTGCCTTGCAGCCGGTGTAAACGCCCTGAACGCCTACATCACCGAAGGCCGTACGCCAAAGGATTACGTGGAATACGCAAAGAAAGACGCCGATGGAATCGTGCGCGAAGATCTCCTGTATTCCATTTCCGAGAAGTTCAATGAAGTCACAGCGCATTTGGAAAAGCTCGGACTTGTCATCTTAAAAGACAAGGACGGCAAATACGTCACGCGCGGGAATCGCAACATCAAGATTAACGGTGAAAACATCAAGCCGATTCTTGCAGCCGCTGTCGCAAAATTGCCATTTGTGCAAGTGCTAAATCATGTGAATGTCATCGACTTTTCGGTACATGACAACCGCATTGACGGAGCTTTCGGTTTCGGCATTGAAAACGGAACGTTTTATGCTATTGAAGCAAAAGCGGTCATTATCGCTACCGGCGGAGCAGCAGGGCTTTACCGCCCGAACAATCCAGGATTTTCAAGGCACAAAATGTGGTATCCGCCATTCAACACGGGTGCGGGCTACGCCATGGGAATCCGTCACGGTGCCGAGATGACAACTTTCGAGATGCGTTTTATAGCGCTCCGTTGCAAGGACACAATCGCCCCGACGGGAACTCTCGCGCAAGGCGTTGGAGCAAAGCAGGTGAATTCGCTCGGAGAAGTTTACGAAACGAAATACGGCATTTCAACTTCCGAACGCGTTTACGGAACCGTTGCCGAAAATCTAGCCGGTCGAGGTCCCTGCTACTTGCGCACTGTCGGGATTACCCCCGCACAGGAAGAATCGCTTCTGAAGGCATACTTAAACATGGCTCCATCACAAACGATTCGCTGGCTCGAAAACGAAACGCCCTCCAAAGCAAATGTGGAAATTGAAGGCACGGAGCCTTACATTGTAGGCGGCCACACGGCAAGCGGTTACTGGGTCGATACCAAGCGCGCTACAACAATCGAAGGGCTTTACGCAGCTGGCGATGTTGCAGGCGGATGTCCGCAAAAGTATGTGACGGGCGCACTTGCCGAAGGCGAAATTGCGGCGAAGTCGGCTGTAGAATATATCAACGCAGCGGAGGATCGCCTCGCCTCCTTACAGGGAGCTCGCAATGGCGTAGAAGCAGAAATCGCCCGACATGTCGCAGAAATCGAAACATATTTATCGCAGAAAAACTCGCTGTACACGACAGAACAACTTGAAGATGCCATGCAAATAGCCATGGACGAATATGCAGGCGGAATCAAGACAGGATATGGCTACAGCGAAAAGCAACTCAATATCGCCAAAGAAAAAATTGACGAAATTGAAAGTCTTACAGACAAGCTTAGCGCAGCCGATTTGCAAGAAGTGATGTACATCTACGAACTCAAGGAACGTCTGACAGTTTGCAAGAGCGTGATTGCCCACCTCAAGGCACGTCACGAAACGCGTTGGCACAGTTTTGCAGAAAACCTAGACTACCCCGAAAAGGACAACGCCAACTTCCGCAAGTACGTCAATTCAAGACTCGAAAACGGCGAAATCAAAATCATCTTGCGTGACCTCACCGCAGAAGGGCAAAAGCACTATGAGCATCAGCATTGA
- a CDS encoding ferredoxin family protein — MSISIDQSKCIGCRRCHDVCPGTLIKINEDKKAFIKYPKDCWGCTSCIKECPVHAIQFFLGEDIGGKGSKVHTEKVNGLIRWIVEFPDGSVKSIDIDPKESNKY, encoded by the coding sequence ATGAGCATCAGCATTGATCAAAGCAAATGTATCGGCTGCAGGAGATGCCACGACGTATGCCCCGGCACGCTAATCAAGATAAATGAAGACAAAAAAGCATTTATCAAGTACCCCAAAGATTGCTGGGGTTGCACTTCGTGCATCAAGGAATGCCCTGTTCATGCCATCCAATTTTTCCTCGGCGAAGACATTGGCGGCAAGGGAAGCAAGGTACATACCGAAAAAGTAAACGGTCTAATTCGCTGGATTGTGGAATTCCCAGACGGGAGCGTCAAATCCATTGACATTGACCCTAAAGAATCAAATAAATACTAG
- the cysD gene encoding sulfate adenylyltransferase subunit CysD — MSEFSHLDELEAEAIYIIREVAAECEKPVMLYSIGKDSSVMLHLAMKAFYPEKPPFPFLHVNTTWKFREMIEFRDRIAKKYGIEMLEHINQDGVKQGINPFDHGAAYTDIMKTQALKQALNKYGFTAAFGGGRRDEEKSRAKERIFSFRNSAHAWDPKNQRPEMWKLYNTKINKGESIRVFPISNWTEKDIWQYIKREKIDIVPLYFAAPRPVVVRDGNIIMVDDERFPLREGEKPEIKSVRFRTLGCYPLTGGIESTATTLDEIIDETLSAVSSERTSRVIDNEAAGSMERRKREGYF, encoded by the coding sequence GTGAGCGAATTTTCACACCTCGACGAGCTGGAAGCCGAAGCCATTTACATCATCCGCGAAGTCGCCGCTGAATGCGAAAAGCCGGTGATGCTTTATTCCATTGGCAAGGACAGTTCCGTCATGTTGCATTTGGCCATGAAGGCCTTCTATCCCGAAAAGCCTCCTTTCCCGTTTTTGCACGTCAATACGACCTGGAAATTCCGCGAAATGATTGAATTTCGCGATAGGATTGCAAAAAAGTACGGCATTGAAATGCTGGAACACATCAACCAGGATGGCGTCAAACAAGGCATTAACCCATTTGACCATGGTGCCGCCTATACTGACATCATGAAAACGCAGGCTCTGAAGCAGGCGCTGAACAAGTACGGTTTTACCGCCGCATTTGGCGGTGGTCGCCGCGACGAAGAAAAGTCCCGCGCGAAGGAAAGAATTTTCTCGTTCCGTAATTCCGCGCACGCCTGGGACCCGAAAAATCAGCGTCCCGAAATGTGGAAACTTTACAACACCAAGATCAACAAGGGCGAAAGCATCCGCGTTTTTCCGATTTCGAACTGGACCGAAAAGGACATCTGGCAGTACATCAAACGCGAAAAGATTGATATCGTACCGCTTTACTTTGCAGCCCCACGCCCAGTCGTTGTACGCGATGGCAACATCATCATGGTCGATGACGAACGATTCCCTTTGCGTGAAGGCGAAAAGCCCGAAATCAAGTCGGTGCGCTTCCGCACGCTCGGTTGCTACCCGCTTACAGGCGGCATAGAATCAACAGCTACAACACTTGACGAAATCATTGACGAAACTTTGAGCGCCGTATCTTCGGAAAGAACATCGCGCGTGATTGACAACGAAGCCGCCGGCAGCATGGAACGCCGCAAGAGGGAGGGCTATTTCTAA